A DNA window from Methanomassiliicoccus sp. contains the following coding sequences:
- a CDS encoding formylmethanofuran dehydrogenase subunit E family protein → MIALPDEMVALKRFHGHLGPYAVLGYRMGLTARRQFPERIYARVHSGTKRPLSCLSDGVQMSSCCTLGKNNIMVLEEGEARVEFSDGKTGHLEMTARSEVVAEINTRCDHHNEEEMAMRLYSMRDDELWTVTSGSSTPFGR, encoded by the coding sequence ATGATTGCCCTCCCTGATGAAATGGTCGCTCTCAAGAGATTCCACGGACATCTTGGCCCCTATGCCGTTCTCGGTTACCGTATGGGTCTGACCGCCCGCCGCCAGTTCCCCGAGCGCATCTACGCGCGGGTCCACAGCGGCACCAAGAGGCCGCTGTCCTGTCTCTCCGACGGGGTCCAAATGTCCTCCTGCTGCACGCTGGGTAAGAACAACATCATGGTGCTGGAGGAGGGCGAGGCCAGGGTCGAGTTCTCCGACGGCAAGACCGGGCACCTGGAGATGACCGCCCGGTCCGAGGTGGTGGCAGAGATCAATACCCGGTGCGATCATCACAACGAAGAGGAGATGGCCATGCGACTGTACTCCATGCGGGACGATGAGCTGTGGACGGTTACATCAGGGAGTTCAACCCCGTTCGGCAGATGA